A portion of the Cohaesibacter gelatinilyticus genome contains these proteins:
- the mutM gene encoding bifunctional DNA-formamidopyrimidine glycosylase/DNA-(apurinic or apyrimidinic site) lyase, producing MPELPEVETVRSGLAPFMEGETIEKAEVRRPNLRFDFPHLMAERLKGREITSLGRRSKYLLADLDDGQVLVIHLGMSGSFRVIEKGEAHLIADEAFHIERGKRPKHDHVVLHMSNGAVILYNDPRRFGFFDLIARSELADHAYFAKMGVEPVGNELSADHLAPLFASRKAPLKAVLLDQHVIAGLGNIYVCEALHRSGLDPRKPARELVTKSGKPSKKLELLTDEIRATIAEAIKAGGSTLKDHTKADGTLGYFQHSFKTYDREGEPCNKEGCKGSIERIVQSGRSTFFCSSCQK from the coding sequence ATGCCAGAATTACCAGAGGTGGAGACTGTACGCTCCGGACTTGCCCCATTCATGGAAGGTGAGACCATCGAAAAAGCGGAAGTTCGCCGTCCAAATCTGCGGTTTGATTTTCCTCACTTGATGGCAGAACGCTTGAAAGGCCGAGAGATCACAAGCCTTGGCCGCCGCTCCAAATATCTGCTGGCTGATCTGGATGACGGACAAGTGCTCGTCATCCATCTCGGCATGTCCGGCTCGTTTCGTGTGATTGAAAAGGGTGAAGCGCATCTGATTGCCGATGAGGCCTTTCATATCGAGCGGGGTAAACGACCCAAGCATGATCATGTCGTGCTCCATATGAGCAATGGAGCTGTGATCCTCTATAATGATCCCCGCCGCTTCGGTTTCTTCGACTTGATTGCCCGATCTGAACTGGCTGATCATGCCTATTTTGCCAAAATGGGCGTCGAACCAGTGGGCAACGAATTAAGCGCGGATCATCTGGCCCCGTTGTTTGCCAGCCGAAAAGCACCGCTCAAAGCGGTTTTGCTGGACCAGCATGTGATCGCCGGGCTTGGTAATATCTATGTTTGCGAAGCCCTGCATCGTTCGGGTCTTGATCCGCGAAAGCCTGCCAGAGAGCTGGTAACGAAAAGCGGCAAGCCATCCAAAAAACTGGAACTGCTGACCGACGAGATCCGTGCAACCATTGCCGAGGCAATCAAGGCTGGTGGCTCGACTTTGAAAGATCACACCAAGGCGGATGGCACATTGGGTTATTTCCAGCATTCCTTCAAGACCTATGACAGGGAAGGTGAGCCGTGCAACAAGGAAGGGTGCAAAGGCAGTATCGAGCGGATCGTTCAGTCCGGCCGTTCCACTTTCTTCTGTTCGTCCTGCCAGAAGTAA